The genomic window CAATTGCGGCGGGATACCGCCAGCATAAGTGGGCCTGTTATATTCAACAATGATAACCTCACCCCCTCGCGCAAGCGCGGGCCACATACGCCACATAAAGGCATAAGGTTCGCTCACTTCGCTATAAACATGGACAAGGAATATGCGATCAAAGCTGTCCACGGGAAGCTGGGGATCGTCTGTTTCGCCAAGCTTGATAGAGATATTTTCCAGTCGCTCACGCTCGACCCTGCGCCCCAAACGCTCCAAAGCATCGCGGTCGATATCCTGAGCGAGCACTCGGCCATCTTCGCCAACGCTGGTTGCCAGACGTACGGTGTAATAGCCCTCGCCCGCCCCGATATCAGCAACCGTCATACCCGCCGCGATATTCGCAAGATCAATCACCGTTTGCGCTTCGCCAAGTTCCTCGCGCGCATCCTCGTCGGGAAACGGGTCCGCTTCGCGTGATGGCGTTCCGGGAACAGACCGGTCGGCTGCGGGAAATTCAGCCACCCCATCGGGGCGACCGGGCATCGGCGCGAGAGCATCGCATCCTGAAAGAAGGACAAGCAAAGCCGGAGCAAGGCAAAGAAAACGCAAAGTCATACGCCCCGCCCTCTAGACTCAGCCTGCACTCAAGGCAAAACAGATCTGTCTAAATGCCGCCGTTCGCCGACCCGCATCTCAACTGCGTGATGGATAAATGCCTTGGAGCGCGATGCACGTAGTGATTGCAAGATAGGGTTGGCGCGTGTCTTCGGCCATTCCACCGCGAGTTGCAGAAGTGTCTGCACTGGCGGAACCATCAACACCCACGGTCGGACTAGTGACCTTCTCGCGGCCGCCTTTTTCACCCCAGCGATAGTTCGATAGACCTGGCCCCTGACCAACGCCTACAGCCACTCTTCCGCGAAGATCGGGAAGGCCAAACGTGGTGCGTCCATCGCCGCCATAGGCCGTCCCCAAAAGCGAAAACAGGGCGCTGTACTGACTGATCGGGAGCAGTTGCCCTTCCGTCTTGGCCCAGCCACGCGGGCAGAAATTGCCGCCAAATTGCATAATCTCGCCAATGAACGGTTCGCGGGCCTGAGCGGGTGCGCTCATGTTGAGAAACGATGCAGCCAGCGCGGCTACACCTGCGGTAAGAACGCCTTTTTTCATCGAAATTTCCCCTCGATCAGCTGTCAGGACGATTATTGGGGAAAGAGTATCTACTCGACGTCTTCCACGTCAACCTTTTCGCCGGTCACACGCTGCGCCAGCGCTGCAGAGATGTAGCCGTCGATCTCGCCATCGAGCACCTTGTCGGGCGATGAGCTGGTAAACCCAGTCCGCAGGTCTTTCACCATCTGATAGGGTTGCAGGACGTAGGAGCGGATCTGGTGGCCCCAGCCAATCTCGCTCTTTTCCTGATATTCACCGGACGCTTCGGCTTCGCGGATTTGCATTTCGCGCTCAAACAGCCGCGCTTTGAGCATATTCATCGCGGTTGCGCGGTTCTTGTGCTGCGAACGGTCATTTTGAGAGGCGACCACGATCCCGGTGGGTTGGTGGGTAATTCGAACCGCGGAATCGGTGGTGTTCACGTGCTGACCGCCCGCACCTGATGCGCGGTAAGTGTCCACCTTGAGGTCAGCTGGGTTGATCTCAATGTCGATGTCATCGTCGATAACCGGATAGACCCAGACGGAAGAAAACGACGTGTGACGCTTGGCCGCGCTGTCATAAGGGCTGATGCGGACAAGGCGGTGGACGCCGCTCTCGGTCTTGGCATAGCCGTAAGCGTTCTCACCTTTGATCAGCAGCGTTGCCGACTTGATACCCGCTTGGTCACCCGCTTGATATTCGACCGTCTCAACT from Erythrobacter sp. SCSIO 43205 includes these protein-coding regions:
- a CDS encoding phage tail protein, with translation MKKGVLTAGVAALAASFLNMSAPAQAREPFIGEIMQFGGNFCPRGWAKTEGQLLPISQYSALFSLLGTAYGGDGRTTFGLPDLRGRVAVGVGQGPGLSNYRWGEKGGREKVTSPTVGVDGSASADTSATRGGMAEDTRQPYLAITTCIALQGIYPSRS
- the prfB gene encoding peptide chain release factor 2; the protein is MRAEAQAHIDRIEAALDLVRQSLDWERALRRLDELNARVQDPNLWDDPKEAQKVSREQKQLESAVNTVNQITAEMGDAIEFIEMGEAEGEESIVNDGLTSLEKLAERADADKVQALLSGEADANDTYLEIHAGAGGTESQDWAEMLFRMYGRWAERRGFKVETVEYQAGDQAGIKSATLLIKGENAYGYAKTESGVHRLVRISPYDSAAKRHTSFSSVWVYPVIDDDIDIEINPADLKVDTYRASGAGGQHVNTTDSAVRITHQPTGIVVASQNDRSQHKNRATAMNMLKARLFEREMQIREAEASGEYQEKSEIGWGHQIRSYVLQPYQMVKDLRTGFTSSSPDKVLDGEIDGYISAALAQRVTGEKVDVEDVE
- a CDS encoding class I SAM-dependent methyltransferase; this translates as MTLRFLCLAPALLVLLSGCDALAPMPGRPDGVAEFPAADRSVPGTPSREADPFPDEDAREELGEAQTVIDLANIAAGMTVADIGAGEGYYTVRLATSVGEDGRVLAQDIDRDALERLGRRVERERLENISIKLGETDDPQLPVDSFDRIFLVHVYSEVSEPYAFMWRMWPALARGGEVIIVEYNRPTYAGGIPPQLLFCEMQAVGYKLVEFVERPDIKSYFTRFERGDERTEPSAIEVCTNK